From the Heptranchias perlo isolate sHepPer1 chromosome 26, sHepPer1.hap1, whole genome shotgun sequence genome, one window contains:
- the LOC137342487 gene encoding KH domain-containing, RNA-binding, signal transduction-associated protein 1-like — MATDKYLPELMAEKDSLDPSFVHATRLLSAEIEKVQKGEKKEDEKRFLDVLTQKNIKLSERCLIPIAQFPKFNFVGKLLGPRGNSLKRLQEETGTKMSILGKGSMRDKAKEDELRKGGEAKYAHLNSDLHVLVEVFAPPTEAYSRMYHAMEELKKFLIPDYNDEIRQEQLTELAYLNGGQEAARGRGVRGRGAPPVPLARGRGAAPPPPSPQYGPRGAMTRGAAVRGAPGGRREVTSGRGATPAQRGAPAPRARGAPAAYRQPLHPPPAQESYDEYGYDDGYAEQNYDSYENYYDQSQGDAEYFDYGHGEVQETYEDYGQEDWNSGRPSMKAPPARPLKGMYREHPYGRY, encoded by the exons ATGGCGACCGACAAGTACCTGCCCGAACTCATGGCGGAGAAGGACAGCCTGGACCCGTCCTTCGTGCACGCCACCCGGCTGCTGTCGGCAG AAATTGAAAAGGTTCAGAAAGGAGAGAAGAAAGAGGACGAAAAGAGATTTCTTGATGTTTTGACACAGAAAAACATCAAGCTTTCTGAACGCTGTCTGATACCAATCGCACAATTCCCAAAG TTCAACTTTGTAGGGAAACTGCTTGGACCTAGAGGAAATTCACTAAAGAGGCTACAGGAAGAAACCGGCACAAAAATGTCCATCCTTGGGAAAGGCTCAATGAGAGATAAGGCTAAG GAAGATGAGCTCCGTAAAGGAGGAGAAGCTAAGTATGCACACTTGAACAGTGATCTGCATGTTCTTGTTGAAGTCTTCGCACCCCCAACTGAGGCCTATTCACGAATGTACCATGCTATGGAGGAGCTCAAAAAATTCCTTATTCCT GACTACAACGATGAAATAAGGCAGGAGCAGCTAACTGAGCTGGCATACTTAAATGGTGGACAAGAGGCAGCCCGTGGGAGAGGTGTACGTGGCCGTGGGGCTCCGCCTGTACCACTTGCAAG GGGCCGTGGTGCGgcaccaccacctccttctccgcaGTACGGCCCGCGGGGTGCAATGACACGTGGAGCAGCGGTCAGGGGGGCACCCGGAGGACGCAGGGAAGTGACCAGTGGGCGTGGTGCCACTCCGGCACAGAGGGGTGCCCCAGCGCCTCGTGCTCGCGGCGCACCTGCAGCGTACAGGCAGCCACTGCACCCTCCACCTGCTCAAGAGAGCTACGATGAATAT ggctatgatGATGGGTATGCAGAACAGAATTACGACAGTTACGAAAACTATTATGACCAATCCCAGGG tgACGCTGAATATTTTGACTATGGACACGGAGAAGTGCAGGAAACCTATGAGGATTACG GACAGGAGGATTGGAACTCGGGGCGACCAAGCATGAAGGCACCACCGGCAAGGCCACTGAAGGGAATGTACAGAGAACATCCCTATGGGAGATACTAA